AGCGGGACAGCCATGGGCTTGATGCAGCCCTACTCCAGctggtccctgccctccccagcGGTCCCCTCTCTGGGTGTCCCAGTGGGAGGGCCCCATCCCCCGGCCCTGCCTTCAAAGTCACTCTCTCTATGCTGGAACCATGTGGAGCTAGACAGGGTTGAAACCTGCTTTTTGGCCCCCAAAGGTGCCTGCTTGGTGCCCTTCTCAGACCAGCCCTAGAGACACATTCCTGGGATAGATATTCTGGCTTTGGGGGACACCATTGCCTCACACTGTATGGGCTAGGACAAGACACAGCCTGGCGCAGGGGCCCTGCAGTGGCTGAGCAGACAGGCCGACTTGATCTCCCGCCATACCAGAAAGCTTGGCCCTCAGCCCTTCCTCATGTACCCTGTGCTGGCAAGGCCACCCTTGGTATCCACAGTGCACTCAGGTTGGGATATGTCTGCAGAAGGCCTGGCACCGAGGGCACCAGGGCCATGGGACTTGCAGGAAGACAGCTGGAGACACCCAGTACTGGGACTGTTTGTGTGGTGGGCACCTGGCCTCAGGCGAAGAGAAGGGCTCCTGGGCACTCAGACCCTCAAGGGCCAGCCCACCCTCTGTACCCACCCATGTTGGAAGGGAGAAGGGCAGAGCCCTGGCGGCTTAGGGTTGGACGAGAGGAGTCCCAGACGTTACCGCCCGGGGGCAGAGGAGAGGGTGTCTGTCAGGTTGAGGCGGAGCCTGAACAGAGAACCTGAGGCAGGAACCCACACCACAGTGTGGAGGCACAGCGACCCAGGCTTGGTCGGGAGGCCCCTCCTGGTGAGCTCTGTGGGTGGCGGAGCAGGGACGGTTGGCCACAGGGTGTGTGCTCCTCTGAACCTGGAAGGATGCTGCCAACTCTGCCCTCAGGTGGCACTCCCATTCCAGGGACCTGGGCCAAAGTCCAGGCCTAGAGGGTGGGAGTTGGACATTTGTCTGTGTTTTGCAAGTGAAATGATTCAGGAGCAAAGTCCTTCTGCGGGCAGGTGTCCTGTGACGTGTCATCCCCCTTCCCCTACACTCACTGGGCTGGACAGGGCCTCTTAGAGCCCCAGGCCGgcaccctgccctccccactgAGTGTCGTGGACACAGGGCAAGCTCGAAGAGCAGGGGCCGGCGGTCCCCTTGGTCGGGCTTTTAAAGGGGAGTCGTGCCGAGCAGGGGGTGGAGCTGGGAAAAGAAAAGATGCGCGGCCAGCCTGGAGGCGGGGCCGGGAGTGTGGGTGCCAGATCTGACTCCGGCAacacctcctcccccagcctACTTCTCGCTGCAGGTGATCTCGGCGCGCAGGGCCTTCCGCGTGTCTCCGCCGCTCACCACCGGCCCGCCGGAGTTCGAGCGCATCTACCGAGCCCAGTGAGGCGCGGTGGGAGGGCGCGGGGCAGGGAGCTAGGCAGCCCCGGGCGGTCAGGCTCGGAGGCCCCAGGCCGGCGCCCTCATGCCGCTCCTCCCCCACCGCAGAGTGAACTGCAGCGAGTATTTCCCGCTGTTCCTCGCCACGCTCTGGGTCGCCGGCATCTTCTTTCACGAAGGTCTGAGAGCGGGGCAGGGGCGCACGCACTAGACCCCAGGGGGCCCCCGCGTCAGCGGGCTCACCCCACCCCGTCCTCCCCTTTCCCAGGTGCGGCAGCACTGTGTGGCCTGGTATACCTGTTCGCGCGCCTCCGCTACTTTCAGGGCTACGCGAGATCTGCGCAGCAAAGGTGAGAACCGGGGCGGGGTTTCCGGGAGGTCCACCGGGGCGGGGAAAGGCGGCTTGGCTTGTGGGCAGGGTCTTGACGGCAGAGGCGGCAAGCGGATGGCGGGCGGGACCGGGAGACTGGTTGGAGGCGGTTCCCTTTTGGGGGCAGGTGGGCGGGCCCTGGTGGAGGCGGGCCGTAGGGTTGGGGTGGGGCCattgcccccgccccgcccccgctgaGCACTGCCCGCAGGCTGGCCCCGCTGTACGTGAGCGCGCGCGCGCTCTGGCTTCTCGTGGTGCTGGCGGCGCTTGGCCTACTCGCCCACTTCCTCCCGGCCGTGTTGCGCGCCGCGCTCCTCGGACAGTTCCAGAAACTGCTGCAGAAGGCCTGAGACGGAGGACGCCGGGTGGGCGGAGCTGGAGTTCAGACGGACCCTCCTGGAGGACGGGGGAGGGTGCTCGCCCCCATCCCAGTCTCTCAATAAAGCGTGATCTCGAGTGCACTCTCTGGGTTGGAGTGGGTCGCGCGCACTGCGGGTTGTAGAGCTTGGAGGGGCCTAGCTTCAGGCCGCAGCAGTCTGTCGGGCTGCGGAAGGAAAGAGGACTCTCCCGGGCAGGGGCTCGATCGGGCCCTGGGTCCGGTCCTCTCCCGCCCTGCTCCCAGACGCTGCTAGTCACACATCCTTTCCCGCCGGGGCTCACCCCACGGCTCCTCCTCCCTGCGGTCAGCGCTTTCCTCGCCTGTCCCCCTCCTATGAGGCCTGCCTCTCCACTGACCCTCGGCCGCCCTATTCCTCATACCCTGGACTTCACAGCCGACACGAGGGACTTTTTTGGGGTCGGTACTCGGTTACCGGCATCTAGAACAGTCGTGTTCAGGGCAACCTGTT
This window of the Mesoplodon densirostris isolate mMesDen1 chromosome 3, mMesDen1 primary haplotype, whole genome shotgun sequence genome carries:
- the LTC4S gene encoding leukotriene C4 synthase, which encodes MKDEVALLATVTLLGVLLQAYFSLQVISARRAFRVSPPLTTGPPEFERIYRAQVNCSEYFPLFLATLWVAGIFFHEGAAALCGLVYLFARLRYFQGYARSAQQRLAPLYVSARALWLLVVLAALGLLAHFLPAVLRAALLGQFQKLLQKA